From the Balneolales bacterium ANBcel1 genome, the window CGCACGGGCCCTTGGAATACCCGATGATCGCATTTTGCGGGAGATTTCGTCCGATTTCTATCTTGATGCCACCGTAGTCATCGGTGCCGATTATGAATCTCTAAAACAGTAAAACCATCTATGACCGAAACTTCTCAACCCGATGTTGAAACAGAAACCACGACCTTTCCGCAACTTGTATCCCTCATCAATGAAGCGCTGCTGGAGAGAAAAGCCGAACAACTGGTCGTACTTGATGTGAGCGAAATCACTACCCTCGCCGATTATTTTATTATCTGCTCCGGCGGATCGGACACCCATATCAAGGCCCTGGCCGACAACGTCAGTGAAAGTATCAAAGAGAGCACAGGCGAACATGTCTGGCGCAGAGAGGGGCTGGAAAGCAAAAAATGGGTCGTTCTGGACTATGTGAACGTTGTAGTGCATGTTTTCAACCACGAAACCCGGTCTTATTACGCGCTGGAGAATATGTGGAGTGATGCAAAAATCACCTCAATTGAAGATTGATACGACTGCCGCGATTGTACTGACTTTCGTTCTGGCCATCGCCTGCAGCACGGAAGAGCTGGCAGAGCGTTCGACGCATCGGCCCGCCGAACCCGAGAACTCCCGCAACATCTCCTCCGGACCGGTATATGTGGAAGCTCTCGGACTCAAGGAGGATAACAGCAAGGCTTTTCTGCAAATCAAGGGGCATCTGCCCACTCCCTGCCACCGGCTCTCTCCGCCCGTCCGGCATCAGCATTCGGATACCCTGAGCATCACCCTCTCCTCCTGGCAGCGTTCCGATGTCATGTGCGCACAAGTGCTGGAGCCTTTTGTGTTCTATCTGGAACTCAACGATGAGGAGCTCGATCTGGCCACCGTAATCACCTGCAACGGGATCACCATCACTCCCTGACCCAATCGCGCGCAACCATCCCCTCATCCAGGCGCCAAATCCATCCGCGCTGTTGGCTATTTAAAAATTCCGAATGGTTTTTTTGAAACACCGGCATATCTTTCCCGCCACCGGACACCCCTCGCTTTCGCATTTCATAACAATGGCCCGCGCATTCATCTACACAAGTTTGTCTCATTCTTTCTGGAGACGACCCGAATGAGCCTGAGAACCGAATTTCAAAACGAGTCACGGTTAACCCTCGGACTCGGTATCCCTCTGGTCGGCGCGCAGCTGGCGCAGGTGTCCATGAGTTTTGTCGATACGGTGATGGCCGGCAACTACCATCCCGACGACCTGGCCTCGGTCGCCATCGGTTCCAGTTTCTTCATGCCGCTCTTTACTATTGCCGTCGGCATCCTGATGGCGCTCAGTCCGATCATAGCACAGCTTTTCGGCTCCCGCCGGCTCGGGCTCATCGGCAAGAAAGTCCGGCAGGGCCTCTGGCTGAGCCTGTTCCTCTCTGTACCGGCCATACTCGTACTCAACAATCTCGGTCCGGTGATGAACCTCCTGGGCTTCACCCCTGAAGTCATCTCAATCACATCAGGCTACCTGTTCGCACTTTCCTGGGGCATCCCCGCCATCTTCGCCTTCATGGTGCTGAGGTTCTTCAACGAGGCACTCGGCGCAACCAGGCCGGCACTCTATGTAACCCTGATCGGACTGGCCTTCAACATTTTGGGAAATTACACGCTCATCTACGGACGCTTCGGGTTCCCGGAGCTGGGCGCTGTCGGCACCGGATGGGCTACCGCCCTGGTATTCTGGGTGATGTTCCTGGTGATGCTCTCATATACCGCCGGACGCAAAACCTTTCGGAGGTTTCAACTGTTCCGCCAGATTCGCCTGCCGGAACGACGGCATATCGGTGAAATCCTTCGTATCGGCACACCCATCGGCATCAGCATGGGGATGGAAACCAGCATGTTTGCCATGGTCGCCCTGCTTATGGGATCGCTCGGCACGACCATCGTTGCCGCCCATCAGGTAGCCATTAATATTGCCTCGGTTACCTTTATGATACCGCTCGGGCTCTCCATGGCCATTACCGTCCGTGTCGGTCAGCTTCGCGGGAGAAATCAACCGGCAAAGGCACGTTTTGCCGGCTTTACCGGCATCATCCTGTGCACCCTCATCATGAGCCTCGCCGCCCTGATCATGATCAGCTTCCCGAAGCAGATTGTCGGAATCTACACCGGCGATCCGGAAGTCATCGAAATGGCATCCATGCTGCTGATCATGGCCGCCGTTTTCCAGATTTCGGACGGATTGCAGGTGGGTGGATCCGGGGCACTACGCGGACTCAAAGACACCCGCGTGCCCATGATCGTCAACCTGGCCGCCTATTGGGGGATCGGAATACCGCTGGGCTACTTTCTGGGGATGATCCTGGACTGGGGTCCGCGCGGCCTGTGGATGGGGCTTATTGCCGGCCTGACCGTAGCCGCCATTCTTCACAACATAAGATTTCACCGCATCACCAGAAGAATGACCTCGTAGCGCTTCAATGACGAGCAGCTCCATTCGCACCTTCTGTTCCTCCGTTTGGCAACTCTCTGCAACCCAATTTATCAGTGATTCCTGAAATCGTTTGGTCACACTTCGGGGATCTCTCCGGACGAAGGAAATCGCTCAGGGTTTTCTTGTCCGAGTGACCCGGGTCGCCATCGTTTCACATGCCGACTGCTGTTCGGATAAACGATATCGTTCCTGTTGCGGTTATGGTCAGGGTACAACACGGTGCCGAAAGTTCCGCTCCCGGCAGATACGCAATACCCCGAAGAAGTCCGGCAGCCTGCCGTTATCCCGATTGTCGGGATTCTGCATTGTCTGGAAACGGGAGCATACCTTATCACCGCAGAGCCATTGTTAACGTGAAAAAAGTGAGGAAAATGCATGGCTGTCCACATTCACCGCATCGAGACCTCAGTCCCCGACACCTTCTACCGCCAGTCGTTTGCCTCCGAATTGATGCAAAACATTCCCTGGCGCAGGGCCGGGACCAAACGAATCCTTCGAAACATATACCAGCAGTCCGGTATTGAGAAGCGGCACAGTGTCATTACGGATTTCAACGGGTCAGCGACCTCTCCCCTGTTTTTCAACCGGGACGGTTCCCCGGCGCCTCCTCCCGATACACAAACCCGAAATGAGTGGTATACCCGTGAAGCGCGCCGGCTTTTTTTACGGCTTGGTGACCAGCTGTTGCGCAATTCGCCCGGATTCAACAAAGAGGATGTCACTCATGTGATTACGGTTTCATGCACCGGTTTCTTTGCACCCGGACCGGATTATTACGTAGTGCGGGAGCTGGGGCTCAGGGACTCGGTTCAACGGTATCATATCGGCTTCATGGGATGCTATGCTGCGTTTCAGGGACTGAAGATGGCGGATTCCTTCTGCCGATCGAATCCCGATGCCGTGGTTCTGGTTCTCTGCGTTGAGCTTTGCACCCTGCACCTGCAATTCAGCGAAGATACCGATGCCATCATTTCGGCTTCCGTTTTCGCGGATGGCGGATCGGGAGCACTGGTCAGTGCCCGGAATCCGTCCGACATCCGTCGGATGACTTCACAAGACGGCCACAACCCCCTTCCAAAATCACTAAATGACGATGATTCACCAACCGGTCTGCCCGACTCCGGGCAAAGTCAGGATATAACCCTGGAAATGCTGGACTTTCAATGCAGCATCACTCCGGAAGGAGAAGAGGATATGGCCTGGACCATTGGCAACCAGGGTTTTCTGATGAGGCTCTCCACATACGTGCCGGATATCATCCGGAAAAATATCGGGCCGGCACTCACATCCATATTGAAGTCGGCAGACCTCAAATCCGGCGACATCGCCCGATGGGCGGTGCATCCCGGGGGGCGGGCCATTCTGGACAAGGTCAGAGACGCATTGCAACTTCCCGACGAACAGCTTTCAGATTCCCGAGCCGTACTCCGCGATTACGGCAACATGAGCAGCGCCACAATTTTGTTCGTTTTAAAAAGGATGATGGAGGACACCAGCCTGCAGGCAAACCGGACCGTGTTTGCGATGGCCTTCGGACCCGGTCTCACCATCGAATCCGGTTTATTCCGCACCCGACAGATTTCGAACCGCGAATCGCAGCAAAACCGTCAAAATAAAGAGGTCCCGAAAGCAGTAAAATCCTGAAATTGAAGTTCCGTACCGGGTATCTTTCCTGCACATGCAAAACACCTGCACACAAACGCGAAAATCCTGCCGCAACAAACACCTGGCCTTTCGGCGGTGAAGCGATCCGGCTTTCTGCCGATAACCATTTCCGGTATCTTCTGTTTCCATCATACGATTTCCCGGCATTCCCCCATGATCACACCCCTTACCCAGCGACAGTCCGAGCTTGTTGAATGGATGGACAGGCCCGATTGCAACCCGGAGCTCCTGCGCAACACCTACCGCCACTTTTCTACCGTCAATGAGTGGATTTCAGGCTGGCGGGATGTGTATCTGCGCCTTATCCGTCCCGAGCTCGTTCCCGGCAAGTTGTTCCGGCTGCTTGATGTTGGTTCGGGTGGAGGAGACATCACAAAAAAACTCTGGAAATGGGCCAGAAATGACGGTTTTACGCTGGATGTCACGGGCATAGACCCCGACCCTCGCGCGCTTGCCTTTTCTTCGGAACACATACAGCCTCATAATTATCCAGGACTTCGATTTGTGCAGACCGACACCTCCGGACTCCTCCACAACAACATAAAGTTTGATTTCGTCGTGAGTAATCACGTGCTTCATCATCTTAAGAACAGGGAAGTCGCTCCGTTTCTGAACGGACTGTCGCAGCTTGCATCCAGACGCGTTATCTGCAGTGATATTGAACGCTCGTCCCTGGGCTATTTCCTGTTCTCCGCACTCACATTGCCGCTGTTCAACGACTCCTATATCCGAACGGACGGACTGATATCGATCAAAAAAAGCTTTACCTGTAATGAGCTCATGCGCATTGCGCCATCCGGCTGGACGGTCAGGCGCCAGTTTCCATTCCGCCTTCTGGCGATATATGACACTGCCGCATCAAAGCGTTCATCTGCAAGCAGCCCGCATCCCTACCGGTCCATTGCCGCCGGCAATCTCGCATCCGGTCAAACGAAACAAATCTGAGCACATCCAACCAGAAACGGCCGCCCCATGACCCTTCAGGGATCTTTCGATCTTGCAATCATCGGAGCCGGACCCGCAGGGCTGCTTGGCGCCGCTCTGGCTGCCGGAAAGGGGCTCCGGACACTGCTCATTGAAAAGGAGCCCACGGCCAATCGACACTCCAGGTCAATCGGCATCCATCCGCCATCCCTCGAAATATTCTCCAGACTTGACTTGCTGGACCCTCTCCTGCAAGAGGGGGTCAGCATCCGGAAAGGCCTGGCAAGTGAGGATGGGGGAAACACGCTCGGAGAGCTCGACTTTTCAACCCTTCCGGAACCCTTTAATTTCATCCTCACGATTCCCCAGTGGAAGACCGAGATGATTCTGGAACAGCATCTTAAACAAGTCGGTGTGCACGTTTTACGCGGGTACCGCCTCACCGGATTAACCCTTCCAGAGGCGCCGCATTGCCACCTTGAGATTACAGACTCTGCCGGAAACCGGCATCACATCGAGGCAGGCTTCGCCCTGGCCTGCGATGGCAAAAACAGCACTACGCGCAACTTGCTGGGCATTCGCTTCTCCGGATCCTCATACAGGCGACGGTTTGCCATGGCTGATTTCACCGACCACACCGGCTTTGGTCCGCATGCCATCGTTTTCTTGTGCAAGGAAGGACTCGTGGAAAGCTTTCCGTTGCCCGGAAATGTGCGACGATGGGTGGCAGGTCAGGTCCGTGGACAGCGTACCGGCAGTGCAGACGAGCTTGCAGCGATTATTGCAAGGCGAACCGGCTGCCGGCCTGACCCGCAGACATGTACCATGTTTTCGGAATTCGGTGTCGAGCGATACCTCGCAGAGAGATTGTCGCGAGGCAGAGTGATGCTGGCCGGTGATGCTGCCCATGTAACAAGTCCGATTGGTGGACAGGGAATGAACCTCGGGTGGATGAATATGGTGGATGCGACCGATGCCATTGAACAGGTGTTGCAGGGCGGCCTGAGTGCTGAAGATGCCGGCAGCCAATACGACCGGATTGCGCGAAAAAGGGCGGTGAAAGTGATTCGGAGGGCGGAAGCAAACATGTTGCTTGGCAGCCGCACCGTGTTTCACACCATCCGCAACGGCATGGTGAAAATGCTTCTGAAAAGTTCTGTGAGTGAGGTATTGAAGCGGCGGTTTACCATGCAGGGGCTATAAGCCACCAGGTAAAAAAAAAGCCCGGTCATTCGAAAATGCCGGGCATTGCAAGTAGTAAGGCCTAAACCTTTACGTTAATGTTTGCGGGTTACTTGTAAAGATAAAAGTCCGCCGGACATTGTCAAGAGGTTGTCAGCTATTCGTAGCGCGTGCCGTATGATACAGACGGGCGACGGCATCCCAGTCGATTACGTTCATGAACGCTCTCACATAGTCAGCCCGCCGGTTCTGATAACGCAGGTAGTAGGCGTGCTCCCAGACATCCACCGGCAGCAGGGGTACGGTCACCATGGGCGACAGGTTCTGATGCTTTTCCGCCTGCAGCACCATTAGCCGATCGGCATACGGCTCCCATGCCAGAACGCCCCATCCGCTGGCCTCCACGGCGCTTGACGCGGCGATATAATGTGCGGCGAATTTGTCAAAACTTCCAAAAGATTGATCGATGGCACGGACCAGGTCGGGATCCGACGGCTCGCCGCCGCCGTCGGGGCTCATCACTTCCCAAAAAATCTGATGCATAAAATGACCGGCCCCGTGAAAACCGACTTCTCTGGACCAGTGCTTCACCAGTGCGAAATCATCCGCTTCCCTCGCTTCGGCCAGTTTGGCAAGCGCGTTATTCAGGCCGTTTACATAGGACTGGTGATGAATACTGTGATGCAACTCCATGGTCTGGGCATCGATGTGGGGCTCGAGCGCATCATAGGAATAGGCAAGCTGGGGCAGGCGGTACTCACCGGACGACTCGGAAAAGGTCGATTCCAACCCAAT encodes:
- a CDS encoding type III polyketide synthase, yielding MAVHIHRIETSVPDTFYRQSFASELMQNIPWRRAGTKRILRNIYQQSGIEKRHSVITDFNGSATSPLFFNRDGSPAPPPDTQTRNEWYTREARRLFLRLGDQLLRNSPGFNKEDVTHVITVSCTGFFAPGPDYYVVRELGLRDSVQRYHIGFMGCYAAFQGLKMADSFCRSNPDAVVLVLCVELCTLHLQFSEDTDAIISASVFADGGSGALVSARNPSDIRRMTSQDGHNPLPKSLNDDDSPTGLPDSGQSQDITLEMLDFQCSITPEGEEDMAWTIGNQGFLMRLSTYVPDIIRKNIGPALTSILKSADLKSGDIARWAVHPGGRAILDKVRDALQLPDEQLSDSRAVLRDYGNMSSATILFVLKRMMEDTSLQANRTVFAMAFGPGLTIESGLFRTRQISNRESQQNRQNKEVPKAVKS
- the rsfS gene encoding ribosome silencing factor is translated as MTETSQPDVETETTTFPQLVSLINEALLERKAEQLVVLDVSEITTLADYFIICSGGSDTHIKALADNVSESIKESTGEHVWRREGLESKKWVVLDYVNVVVHVFNHETRSYYALENMWSDAKITSIED
- a CDS encoding MATE family efflux transporter; amino-acid sequence: MSLRTEFQNESRLTLGLGIPLVGAQLAQVSMSFVDTVMAGNYHPDDLASVAIGSSFFMPLFTIAVGILMALSPIIAQLFGSRRLGLIGKKVRQGLWLSLFLSVPAILVLNNLGPVMNLLGFTPEVISITSGYLFALSWGIPAIFAFMVLRFFNEALGATRPALYVTLIGLAFNILGNYTLIYGRFGFPELGAVGTGWATALVFWVMFLVMLSYTAGRKTFRRFQLFRQIRLPERRHIGEILRIGTPIGISMGMETSMFAMVALLMGSLGTTIVAAHQVAINIASVTFMIPLGLSMAITVRVGQLRGRNQPAKARFAGFTGIILCTLIMSLAALIMISFPKQIVGIYTGDPEVIEMASMLLIMAAVFQISDGLQVGGSGALRGLKDTRVPMIVNLAAYWGIGIPLGYFLGMILDWGPRGLWMGLIAGLTVAAILHNIRFHRITRRMTS
- a CDS encoding NAD(P)/FAD-dependent oxidoreductase, whose amino-acid sequence is MTLQGSFDLAIIGAGPAGLLGAALAAGKGLRTLLIEKEPTANRHSRSIGIHPPSLEIFSRLDLLDPLLQEGVSIRKGLASEDGGNTLGELDFSTLPEPFNFILTIPQWKTEMILEQHLKQVGVHVLRGYRLTGLTLPEAPHCHLEITDSAGNRHHIEAGFALACDGKNSTTRNLLGIRFSGSSYRRRFAMADFTDHTGFGPHAIVFLCKEGLVESFPLPGNVRRWVAGQVRGQRTGSADELAAIIARRTGCRPDPQTCTMFSEFGVERYLAERLSRGRVMLAGDAAHVTSPIGGQGMNLGWMNMVDATDAIEQVLQGGLSAEDAGSQYDRIARKRAVKVIRRAEANMLLGSRTVFHTIRNGMVKMLLKSSVSEVLKRRFTMQGL
- a CDS encoding methyltransferase domain-containing protein yields the protein MITPLTQRQSELVEWMDRPDCNPELLRNTYRHFSTVNEWISGWRDVYLRLIRPELVPGKLFRLLDVGSGGGDITKKLWKWARNDGFTLDVTGIDPDPRALAFSSEHIQPHNYPGLRFVQTDTSGLLHNNIKFDFVVSNHVLHHLKNREVAPFLNGLSQLASRRVICSDIERSSLGYFLFSALTLPLFNDSYIRTDGLISIKKSFTCNELMRIAPSGWTVRRQFPFRLLAIYDTAASKRSSASSPHPYRSIAAGNLASGQTKQI
- a CDS encoding superoxide dismutase encodes the protein MNRREYLTSTLGGFALLGSYGFGTSLANGLPAGAIGLESTFSESSGEYRLPQLAYSYDALEPHIDAQTMELHHSIHHQSYVNGLNNALAKLAEAREADDFALVKHWSREVGFHGAGHFMHQIFWEVMSPDGGGEPSDPDLVRAIDQSFGSFDKFAAHYIAASSAVEASGWGVLAWEPYADRLMVLQAEKHQNLSPMVTVPLLPVDVWEHAYYLRYQNRRADYVRAFMNVIDWDAVARLYHTARATNS